One genomic segment of Desulfomicrobium sp. ZS1 includes these proteins:
- a CDS encoding pyrimidine/purine nucleoside phosphorylase: MTEFANVTVLKKANVYFDGKVTSRTLVFPDGSKKTLGIMLPGDYEFGTAEKELMEILSGELEILLPGETAWKHISGGMAFEVPANARFSLKILAVTDYCCSYIK; the protein is encoded by the coding sequence ATGACTGAATTTGCAAACGTCACCGTGCTCAAGAAAGCCAACGTCTATTTTGACGGCAAGGTCACCAGCCGCACCCTTGTTTTTCCCGACGGATCCAAAAAAACCCTAGGCATCATGCTGCCCGGGGACTACGAATTCGGGACTGCCGAAAAAGAACTGATGGAGATCCTGTCCGGCGAACTGGAAATACTCCTGCCCGGCGAAACGGCCTGGAAACACATCAGCGGCGGCATGGCTTTCGAAGTTCCGGCCAACGCCAGATTTTCCCTAAAAATCCTGGCAGTGACCGACTACTGCTGCTCGTACATCAAATAA
- a CDS encoding M23 family metallopeptidase, translating into MKNRISTAFFLVVLLLLGALGAVYYVKAEWTPPTLSLTPEQTTASARTVFTITAADKDSALRSLQVVATQGTNSIDIMNTTLPDETKELREEFSLPKTGLRNEALTLTITVKDTSWHRLGRGNRAQIVRQLDLDSKPPVISVLSGQHNVNHGGTGLVVYSTNEELVTSGVRLGDHFFPGYPYQPGKFLCFFALPFNVDPKAVTPILVASDLAGNESTVGFNFRPLLKKFRHDDINISDNFLQSKMGQFADLYPDATSPIDIFLKVNSELRAKNVASLVQLGKDTVPQKLWDGTFIRLPNSAPMAAFADNRTYKYDGKAVDNQTHLGVDLASLAASPVPAGNTGRIILAEFMGIYGNVVVIDHGFGLQSLYSHLSEIHVQKGDMIQRGQVLGKTGATGMAGGDHLHFGMLISGIEVQPIEWWDAQWIDHNITSKLE; encoded by the coding sequence ATGAAAAACCGTATCTCTACAGCCTTTTTTCTTGTCGTTCTACTCCTTCTGGGAGCCCTTGGAGCCGTGTATTACGTCAAGGCAGAGTGGACTCCGCCGACTCTTTCCCTGACCCCGGAACAAACCACGGCCAGCGCCAGAACCGTGTTCACCATCACGGCCGCAGACAAGGATTCCGCATTGCGCAGCCTGCAGGTTGTCGCCACCCAGGGCACCAACAGCATCGACATCATGAATACGACCCTGCCCGACGAAACCAAGGAGCTGCGCGAGGAATTCTCTCTCCCCAAAACCGGGCTCAGGAACGAAGCCCTGACCTTGACGATCACGGTCAAGGACACCTCCTGGCACCGTCTGGGACGCGGCAACCGGGCGCAGATCGTGCGCCAACTGGATCTCGACTCCAAGCCGCCCGTCATTTCCGTTCTCTCCGGCCAGCATAACGTCAATCATGGCGGAACCGGCCTGGTGGTTTACAGCACCAACGAAGAGCTGGTCACGAGCGGCGTCAGGCTGGGCGATCACTTTTTCCCCGGCTACCCCTATCAGCCCGGAAAATTTCTGTGCTTCTTCGCCCTGCCCTTCAACGTCGACCCCAAGGCCGTCACCCCGATCCTGGTGGCCAGCGATCTGGCCGGCAACGAATCCACGGTGGGCTTCAACTTTCGCCCTCTGCTGAAGAAATTCAGACATGACGACATCAATATCTCCGACAATTTTCTGCAATCCAAAATGGGACAGTTCGCGGACCTCTATCCCGATGCCACGTCGCCCATAGACATTTTCCTCAAAGTCAACTCCGAGCTTCGCGCCAAAAACGTCGCTTCCCTGGTCCAGCTCGGCAAGGACACCGTGCCCCAGAAGCTCTGGGACGGCACGTTCATCCGCCTGCCCAACAGCGCGCCCATGGCGGCCTTCGCCGACAACCGCACCTACAAGTATGACGGCAAGGCCGTGGACAACCAGACCCATCTCGGAGTGGACCTCGCCTCCCTCGCGGCCTCCCCCGTTCCGGCCGGCAACACCGGGCGCATCATCCTGGCCGAATTCATGGGCATCTATGGCAACGTGGTCGTCATCGACCACGGATTCGGACTGCAATCCTTGTATTCGCACCTGAGCGAAATCCATGTGCAGAAAGGGGATATGATCCAGCGCGGACAGGTTCTCGGCAAGACCGGTGCCACGGGCATGGCCGGCGGAGACCACCTGCACTTCGGCATGCTGATTTCCGGCATCGAGGTGCAGCCCATCGAATGGTGGGACGCGCAGTGGATCGACCACAACATCACCTCCAAGCTGGAGTGA
- a CDS encoding ADP-ribosylglycohydrolase family protein: MPKPDSDKALGSLVGLAVCEALAGSNPASVSENAPLIPGLWGDGTSMALSLAESLIESGGIDQRDQMVRYTSWFRYGYLSSTETCDFIDETVKQAIMRFERTWNPLDEIQTQGDVCLARVAPVVMYFTNSREAMLDACAKSTATTHSSLQSLDACRLLAVMIFEALHSTDKSLVLRPQLPDLSPEIADLCSDAPRPAESGTAASLQAAMSAFRDSDSFAAGGIKCFPHGPRALAAYGQLAGAWYGRDQIPQVWRQSLARNNMLKQMGNQLIKI, from the coding sequence GTGCCAAAGCCTGATTCGGATAAGGCCCTCGGCAGTCTGGTCGGCCTTGCGGTTTGTGAAGCGCTGGCAGGATCAAACCCCGCCAGCGTATCCGAAAATGCGCCGCTGATTCCAGGTCTTTGGGGCGACGGGACGTCCATGGCGCTCAGCCTCGCTGAGAGCCTGATCGAAAGCGGCGGCATCGACCAGCGCGATCAGATGGTCCGCTACACAAGCTGGTTCCGCTACGGCTATCTGAGCTCCACCGAGACCTGCGACTTCATAGACGAAACCGTAAAACAGGCCATCATGCGCTTCGAGCGTACCTGGAACCCGCTGGACGAGATCCAGACCCAGGGCGATGTCTGCTTGGCCCGGGTGGCACCGGTGGTCATGTATTTCACGAATTCCAGGGAAGCAATGCTCGATGCATGCGCCAAATCCACCGCCACCACGCACTCATCTCTCCAGAGCCTGGACGCTTGCCGGCTTCTGGCGGTCATGATTTTCGAGGCCCTGCACTCCACAGATAAATCGCTGGTTTTGCGGCCACAGCTTCCAGACCTCAGTCCCGAAATCGCCGACCTGTGTTCGGATGCCCCGCGCCCAGCCGAATCAGGAACCGCTGCCTCCTTGCAGGCGGCCATGAGCGCATTTCGCGATAGCGATTCCTTTGCCGCAGGCGGTATCAAATGCTTCCCGCATGGCCCGCGCGCCTTGGCCGCATACGGCCAACTGGCTGGCGCGTGGTATGGCCGGGACCAAATCCCTCAAGTCTGGCGACAAAGCCTGGCCCGGAATAACATGCTGAAACAAATGGGAAATCAGCTAATTAAGATTTAA
- a CDS encoding HypC/HybG/HupF family hydrogenase formation chaperone: MCLAIPAKIESIENGAAQCRVGEGETYVSASLMLLDGEAALGDYVIIHAGFAIRKLDLKEAQESLTILRDLANAYDEVQRKYEQEELDRAKA, from the coding sequence ATGTGTCTGGCCATTCCTGCCAAAATTGAATCCATCGAAAACGGCGCCGCCCAGTGCCGCGTCGGAGAAGGCGAAACCTACGTCAGCGCGTCCCTCATGCTCCTCGACGGAGAGGCGGCCCTTGGCGACTATGTCATCATTCATGCAGGGTTTGCCATCCGCAAGCTCGACCTGAAGGAAGCGCAGGAATCCCTGACCATTCTGCGTGATCTGGCCAACGCCTATGACGAAGTGCAGCGCAAATACGAACAGGAGGAGCTTGATCGTGCCAAAGCCTGA
- a CDS encoding HyaD/HybD family hydrogenase maturation endopeptidase — translation MTDKRILVLGVGNILFTDEGIGVRCIEQMQEKFKFSNNVTLMDGGTLGTKLMGPILESDYLIVCDAVLCDDKPGSVYRLLGEDLRKSLAFRDSMHQTDLVDTLGMCELVGNRPEAVVIGMEPFDYDSMALELSPAAVSSMPVMIESVVREIESAGGTCTPN, via the coding sequence ATGACTGACAAACGCATTCTCGTTCTTGGCGTAGGCAACATTCTTTTCACCGATGAAGGCATCGGCGTGCGCTGCATTGAACAAATGCAGGAAAAATTCAAATTTTCAAACAACGTCACTCTCATGGATGGCGGCACCCTCGGCACCAAGCTGATGGGACCGATTCTCGAATCGGACTACCTGATCGTCTGCGACGCGGTTCTCTGCGACGACAAGCCCGGCTCCGTCTACCGACTTCTGGGCGAAGATCTGCGTAAAAGTCTGGCCTTTCGCGACTCCATGCACCAGACCGACCTTGTCGATACTTTAGGCATGTGCGAACTTGTCGGAAACCGTCCCGAAGCCGTGGTCATCGGCATGGAGCCCTTCGACTACGATTCCATGGCCCTGGAACTTTCGCCGGCAGCTGTCTCGTCCATGCCCGTAATGATAGAGTCCGTTGTCCGCGAAATCGAATCCGCCGGCGGAACCTGCACCCCGAACTAA
- a CDS encoding nickel-dependent hydrogenase large subunit produces the protein MSGCKPNQAPGVIATPMDTNFKGPIIVDPVTRIEGHLKIEVEVDQGKVTNVWSSSQLFRGLELILKGRDPRDAQHFTQRSCGVCTYTHALASTRCVDNAVGVDKDLPDNARLIRNLVLAAQYLHDHIVHFYHLHALDWVDVTGALTADPKKAASIANSISTRVTKAEDLKAVQDKVKSLVDSGQLGIFTNAYFLGGHKAYYLPAEVNLIATAHYLEALHLQVKAARAMAVFGAKNPHTQFTVVGGVTCYESLTNERISEFVGLFQETKQFIDECYIPDLLAVASYYKDWAGIGGTTNFLTFGEFPTVESDLNSRWLPPGVIFNRNIGQVESFDPKLITEHVRHSWYQGDKDYHPYQGVTEPQYTAYEDRDRYSWMKAPRYGKTSVETGPLASVLVAYGKGHPEVKKLVDYVLNYLGVGPEALFSTLGRTAARGIETKVVADKLMDWVNELAENVKSGNTKIYQDWKMPDEAEGVGYVTAPRGALSHWIKIKNGKIENFQLVVPSTWNLGPRCAEGKLSAVEEALMGTPIADAERPVEILRTVHSYDPCIACGVHVIDSKTNQVRKFKIL, from the coding sequence ATGTCCGGTTGCAAACCCAACCAAGCTCCGGGTGTTATCGCCACCCCAATGGATACAAACTTCAAGGGACCCATCATCGTGGATCCCGTTACCCGAATCGAAGGTCACCTCAAAATCGAAGTCGAAGTGGACCAGGGCAAGGTCACCAACGTTTGGTCCAGCTCCCAGCTTTTCCGTGGACTGGAGTTGATTCTCAAAGGCCGCGATCCCCGCGATGCGCAGCATTTCACCCAGCGCTCCTGCGGTGTCTGCACCTATACCCATGCCCTGGCTTCCACCCGTTGCGTGGACAATGCCGTCGGCGTGGACAAAGATCTGCCTGATAACGCGCGCCTGATCCGTAATCTGGTTCTGGCCGCTCAGTACCTGCATGACCACATCGTGCATTTCTATCACCTGCATGCCCTGGACTGGGTGGATGTCACCGGCGCATTGACCGCCGATCCCAAAAAGGCCGCATCCATCGCCAACTCCATCTCGACCCGCGTGACCAAGGCCGAAGACTTGAAAGCCGTACAGGACAAGGTCAAGAGCCTGGTCGACTCCGGTCAGCTCGGCATCTTCACCAACGCCTACTTCCTGGGCGGACACAAGGCCTACTATCTGCCGGCGGAAGTCAATCTCATCGCTACCGCGCACTACCTCGAAGCCCTGCATCTGCAGGTCAAGGCAGCCCGGGCCATGGCCGTTTTCGGCGCCAAAAACCCGCACACCCAGTTCACCGTAGTCGGCGGCGTGACCTGTTACGAGAGCCTTACCAACGAACGCATCTCCGAATTCGTGGGCCTGTTCCAGGAAACCAAGCAGTTCATCGATGAATGCTACATCCCGGATCTTCTGGCCGTCGCGTCCTATTACAAAGACTGGGCCGGTATCGGCGGAACCACCAACTTCCTGACCTTCGGCGAATTCCCGACCGTCGAAAGCGACCTGAACAGCCGCTGGCTGCCTCCCGGAGTCATCTTCAACCGCAACATCGGCCAGGTCGAATCCTTCGATCCCAAACTGATCACCGAACACGTCCGCCACAGCTGGTATCAGGGCGACAAGGATTATCATCCCTACCAGGGCGTGACCGAACCGCAGTACACCGCTTACGAAGACCGTGACCGCTATTCCTGGATGAAGGCGCCCCGCTACGGCAAGACCTCCGTGGAAACAGGCCCGCTGGCCTCCGTACTGGTAGCCTACGGCAAGGGCCATCCGGAAGTTAAGAAACTGGTCGATTATGTCCTTAATTATCTCGGCGTCGGCCCCGAGGCCCTCTTCTCCACCCTGGGCCGGACCGCCGCGCGCGGCATCGAAACCAAAGTCGTGGCCGACAAGCTCATGGACTGGGTCAACGAACTGGCCGAGAACGTAAAAAGCGGCAACACCAAGATCTACCAGGATTGGAAGATGCCCGACGAGGCCGAAGGCGTTGGTTATGTCACCGCTCCCCGTGGTGCACTGAGCCACTGGATCAAGATCAAGAACGGCAAGATCGAAAACTTCCAGCTGGTCGTTCCGTCCACTTGGAACCTCGGACCGCGCTGCGCGGAAGGCAAGCTTTCCGCTGTCGAAGAAGCGCTCATGGGCACCCCGATCGCCGATGCCGAACGTCCGGTGGAAATCCTCCGTACTGTTCACTCCTACGACCCCTGCATCGCCTGCGGCGTGCACGTCATCGACTCCAAGACCAACCAGGTCCGCAAGTTCAAGATCCTGTAA
- a CDS encoding hydrogenase small subunit, which yields MKVSVGLGKPGADERLERSGVSRRDFMKFCTTIAAVMGMEASFANKIALALTSPRRPSVVWLHNAECTGCSESILRAVRPFIDDLILDTISLDYHETIMAAAGHKAEEALHAAVNSPNGFVCVVEGAIPTKDNGIYGKVAGRTMLEICSEVVPKAIATISYGTCATYGGVQAASPNPTDAKGINDALKHLGVNAINIPGCPPNPYNLVGTIVHLLTHNMAIPEMDSVNRPIMFYGETVHEQCERLPHYEAGEFAPSFDSEEARNGWCLYKLGCKGPMTYNNCPKVKFNQTNWPVQAGHPCIGCSEPDFWDSASPFYEEA from the coding sequence ATGAAGGTTTCTGTAGGTTTAGGCAAACCCGGGGCCGATGAGCGGTTGGAAAGAAGTGGGGTCTCCCGCCGAGATTTCATGAAGTTCTGCACCACAATCGCTGCGGTCATGGGTATGGAGGCGTCATTTGCCAATAAAATCGCCCTGGCGCTGACTTCTCCCAGGCGTCCTTCCGTGGTCTGGCTGCATAACGCGGAATGCACAGGCTGCTCTGAATCCATTCTCCGCGCTGTTCGTCCCTTTATCGACGACCTGATTCTGGACACTATCAGCCTCGACTACCATGAAACCATCATGGCAGCCGCCGGCCACAAGGCTGAAGAAGCGCTGCACGCGGCCGTAAACTCTCCTAACGGCTTCGTGTGCGTTGTTGAAGGCGCCATCCCGACCAAGGACAACGGCATCTACGGCAAGGTCGCAGGACGGACCATGCTTGAGATCTGTTCCGAAGTCGTGCCAAAAGCCATCGCCACGATCTCTTACGGTACGTGCGCCACGTACGGCGGCGTTCAGGCCGCGAGTCCCAACCCGACCGATGCCAAGGGCATCAACGACGCACTCAAGCATCTCGGCGTCAACGCAATCAACATTCCCGGTTGCCCCCCCAACCCCTACAACCTGGTTGGAACAATCGTTCATCTCCTGACCCACAACATGGCCATTCCGGAAATGGACTCCGTGAACCGTCCGATCATGTTCTACGGAGAAACCGTGCACGAACAGTGCGAGCGTCTGCCCCATTACGAAGCCGGCGAATTCGCACCCTCCTTTGATTCGGAAGAGGCCCGCAATGGCTGGTGCCTTTACAAGCTCGGCTGCAAAGGCCCCATGACCTACAACAACTGCCCAAAGGTCAAGTTCAACCAGACGAACTGGCCGGTTCAGGCCGGCCATCCATGTATCGGCTGCAGTGAACCCGATTTCTGGGACTCCGCTTCCCCCTTCTACGAAGAAGCATAA
- a CDS encoding NAD(P)H-dependent oxidoreductase has product MDKQIILDAFMFRHACKEFDPDIKISEEDFLFILETARLSPSSFGFEPWQFLVVQDMNFRMKLLPHTWGGKGQIPTASHFLVCLAMKTPLLKFDSLGIADFMRQIQELPEDRITARTEYYATFQQSDFRLLDSDRAMFDWAGKQCYIAQANMMTAAALIGIDSCPIEGFAQDKVDEVLAEDFGVDLNEFGVAYMLAFGYRAKPPKRKTRRPLEQMVRWF; this is encoded by the coding sequence ATGGACAAGCAGATCATTCTTGATGCCTTCATGTTTCGCCATGCCTGCAAGGAATTTGACCCGGATATCAAGATTTCCGAAGAGGATTTTCTGTTCATTCTGGAAACCGCGCGTTTGTCTCCCAGCTCCTTCGGGTTTGAGCCGTGGCAGTTTCTGGTTGTCCAGGACATGAACTTTCGCATGAAACTCCTGCCCCACACCTGGGGCGGCAAGGGGCAGATTCCTACGGCGAGTCATTTTCTGGTTTGCCTGGCCATGAAAACGCCCCTGCTCAAGTTCGACAGCCTCGGCATCGCGGATTTCATGCGTCAGATCCAGGAATTGCCCGAGGATCGGATCACCGCGCGTACGGAATATTACGCCACGTTTCAGCAGTCGGATTTTCGCCTGCTGGACAGCGACCGGGCCATGTTCGACTGGGCTGGCAAGCAGTGTTACATCGCCCAAGCCAATATGATGACGGCCGCGGCATTGATCGGAATCGACTCCTGTCCCATCGAAGGTTTTGCCCAGGATAAGGTGGACGAGGTGCTGGCGGAGGATTTCGGCGTTGATCTGAATGAATTCGGGGTGGCCTACATGCTTGCGTTCGGGTATCGGGCCAAGCCTCCGAAGCGAAAGACGCGCAGGCCGTTAGAACAGATGGTCCGCTGGTTCTAG
- a CDS encoding tetratricopeptide repeat protein produces the protein MAEDYSIADVSKYCMATDLGLECVCSKRSTVKVGTGNTVKKEDSTLYYYAKQIDDELLALQSLNSNWAPSGPALEVTMLELITQYQPEVDMFLKQVKPVIQKIAKAVARGDRHRNNGEPYSAAMEYNNALGLDEKNVRALFGLGLTYLQYNQHDKAQAVFEQLIALDGFASAEYKHLFNQFGIELRKQDMLDQACRYYSRALEVCATDENLYFNLARAFVHGGRVGEAENALEKCLSINPGHEEGRKFKKYLCSLSLS, from the coding sequence GTGGCTGAAGACTATAGCATCGCGGATGTTTCAAAATATTGCATGGCCACGGACCTGGGGCTTGAGTGCGTCTGCTCGAAGCGCTCCACGGTCAAGGTGGGCACGGGCAATACGGTCAAAAAGGAAGACAGCACCCTTTATTACTACGCCAAGCAGATTGATGACGAGCTTTTGGCCCTGCAGTCGCTCAATTCCAATTGGGCACCTTCGGGTCCGGCTCTGGAAGTGACCATGCTGGAGCTGATCACCCAGTATCAGCCGGAAGTGGACATGTTCTTGAAGCAGGTCAAACCCGTCATCCAGAAAATCGCCAAGGCCGTAGCCAGGGGCGACCGGCACCGAAATAACGGGGAGCCCTATTCGGCGGCCATGGAGTACAACAACGCCCTGGGTCTGGATGAAAAAAACGTCCGGGCCTTGTTCGGTCTCGGGCTTACCTATTTGCAATACAATCAGCACGACAAAGCCCAGGCGGTTTTCGAGCAGCTCATCGCTCTGGACGGGTTTGCCTCGGCCGAATACAAACATCTCTTCAATCAGTTCGGAATAGAACTGCGCAAGCAGGACATGCTGGATCAGGCCTGCCGTTATTATTCCCGCGCCTTAGAGGTCTGCGCCACGGACGAAAATCTTTATTTCAACCTGGCCAGGGCCTTTGTCCATGGCGGCCGGGTCGGAGAGGCGGAAAATGCCCTGGAGAAGTGCCTGAGCATCAATCCCGGGCATGAAGAAGGGCGGAAGTTTAAAAAGTATCTTTGTTCCTTGTCGCTCAGTTGA
- a CDS encoding GNAT family N-acetyltransferase has translation MFKRVHTLDGLLQVFMVRAIVFMEEQSIAHADEMDGNDIAAVHVLGEIDGEPVACGRIRYQGDRAFLQRLAVRRAWRGRGVGAKLLQFMLEQCRKDGFSNFELHAQTRATGFYRRHGFTACGEEFEEAGIPHVHMWLRDPAPQ, from the coding sequence ATGTTCAAACGCGTGCACACACTAGACGGCCTGCTCCAGGTGTTCATGGTCCGGGCTATCGTTTTCATGGAAGAACAGAGCATCGCGCATGCCGACGAAATGGACGGGAACGATATTGCGGCCGTACACGTTCTCGGGGAAATAGACGGCGAACCCGTGGCCTGCGGCCGCATCCGCTACCAGGGCGACCGGGCCTTCCTGCAGCGCTTGGCCGTGCGCCGCGCTTGGCGCGGCCGGGGAGTAGGCGCAAAGCTCCTGCAATTCATGCTGGAGCAGTGCCGCAAAGACGGCTTTTCCAACTTCGAGCTTCATGCCCAGACCAGGGCCACGGGTTTCTACCGCAGGCACGGCTTCACCGCCTGCGGGGAGGAGTTTGAGGAAGCGGGCATCCCCCACGTGCACATGTGGCTGCGTGACCCGGCACCGCAATGA
- the thiE gene encoding thiamine phosphate synthase — translation MNGRELVTSLMRIGGLYGLTAEKFSLGRRNADVVQAMLDGGIRIIQYREKTKKMGLKYEECLQLRAMTREAGAAFIVNDDIDLALLVGADGVHVGQEDLPLEAVRSLVDENMAIGLSTHSPEQALAAEARGADYIGVGPIFATQTKEDVCAPVGFAYLDFVAGNLNLPFVAIGGIKEHNLGAVATHGARCMALVTEITAAADIRGKIAALTRILHG, via the coding sequence ATGAACGGACGCGAACTTGTGACCAGCTTGATGCGGATCGGCGGCCTGTACGGCCTGACCGCCGAAAAATTCTCCCTTGGACGCCGCAACGCGGATGTGGTCCAGGCCATGCTGGACGGCGGAATACGCATCATCCAATACCGCGAGAAGACGAAAAAGATGGGACTCAAATACGAGGAATGCCTGCAATTGCGCGCCATGACCCGCGAGGCGGGCGCGGCCTTCATCGTCAATGACGACATAGATCTGGCGCTGCTGGTCGGAGCCGACGGGGTGCATGTGGGGCAGGAGGACCTGCCGCTTGAGGCCGTGCGGAGCCTGGTGGACGAAAACATGGCCATCGGCCTCTCGACCCATTCTCCGGAGCAAGCCCTTGCGGCAGAAGCCCGGGGGGCGGATTACATCGGCGTGGGGCCGATATTCGCGACCCAGACCAAGGAAGACGTGTGCGCGCCCGTGGGCTTTGCATACCTGGATTTCGTTGCGGGCAATCTGAACCTGCCCTTTGTCGCCATCGGCGGAATCAAGGAGCACAACCTTGGCGCGGTGGCCACCCACGGCGCCCGCTGCATGGCGCTGGTCACCGAGATCACGGCCGCCGCCGATATCCGGGGCAAGATAGCCGCCCTGACACGCATTCTTCACGGTTAA
- the thiF gene encoding sulfur carrier protein ThiS adenylyltransferase ThiF: MNTFEHGLARYLDEDVLTFLRSVKIGIIGAGGLGSNCAVHLIRSGFANLTLADADSVDPSNLNRQHFVLAQVGRPKALALRDNLLAINPAARITAHHLHVNAENMPALFGSCDAVVEAVDDPRAKKLIVETMTGLVRLVVGASGIGGFGRAGSMTVRTVRPGLVIVGDHRTPCDIPNPPMSPGVGMAAAMQADLILKHFHTLYKDRT; the protein is encoded by the coding sequence GTGAACACTTTCGAGCACGGCCTTGCGCGCTATCTGGACGAGGATGTCCTGACATTCCTGCGCTCCGTAAAGATCGGAATCATCGGAGCGGGAGGGCTTGGTTCCAACTGCGCCGTGCATCTGATCCGCAGCGGATTCGCGAATCTCACCCTGGCCGACGCGGACTCGGTAGACCCCTCGAATCTGAACCGCCAGCATTTCGTCCTGGCGCAGGTCGGACGCCCCAAGGCCCTGGCCCTGCGGGACAACCTGCTGGCCATAAACCCGGCGGCCAGAATCACGGCCCATCATCTTCACGTGAACGCCGAGAACATGCCCGCCCTTTTCGGGTCCTGCGACGCCGTGGTCGAGGCCGTGGACGACCCGCGCGCCAAGAAGCTCATCGTCGAGACCATGACGGGTTTGGTCCGGCTGGTGGTCGGCGCATCGGGGATCGGCGGGTTCGGCCGCGCCGGGAGCATGACGGTCAGGACCGTGCGGCCGGGCCTCGTCATTGTCGGCGACCACAGGACGCCGTGCGACATCCCGAATCCGCCCATGTCCCCCGGCGTGGGCATGGCGGCGGCCATGCAGGCCGACTTGATTCTGAAGCATTTTCACACTCTTTATAAGGATCGGACATGA
- the thiH gene encoding 2-iminoacetate synthase ThiH, whose protein sequence is MSFLPEALRLNQTPLQPHFEAVSKDDVRRIVSQEHVDASGFLALLSPAAAPHLETMGRRAHALTLRNFGRTISLFTPLYVSNHCANHCRYCGFAAPNKIPRTQLSIDEVRAEGQAIAATGLKHLLLLTGEAPRKAGVEYLEACVRVLRPLFPSISLEVYPMETVDYARLVQAGVDGLTVFQETYDPVLYAELHPAGPKRDYAFRLDTPQRGAEAGMHVVNIGALLGLTDWRQEIYATGLHAAWLQKRYPGVDVAVSLPRMRPHAGAFQPACVVSDRELVQAMTALRIFLPRLSITISTREAPDFRDNILPLGVTRMSAGVSTAVGGHAKPAETGQFEISDPRSVDEMKESLRKRGYQAVFKDWEPLEGGA, encoded by the coding sequence ATGAGCTTCCTGCCCGAGGCCCTGCGCCTGAACCAAACGCCCCTGCAACCGCATTTCGAGGCCGTGAGCAAAGATGACGTGCGCCGCATTGTCAGTCAGGAGCACGTCGATGCATCCGGATTCCTGGCCCTGCTTTCCCCGGCGGCGGCCCCGCATCTGGAGACCATGGGCAGACGCGCCCACGCGCTGACCCTGCGCAATTTCGGCCGCACCATCAGCCTTTTCACTCCCCTTTACGTCTCCAATCACTGCGCCAACCACTGCCGTTACTGCGGGTTCGCGGCCCCGAACAAAATCCCGCGCACCCAGCTCAGCATCGATGAAGTCCGGGCGGAAGGGCAGGCCATCGCCGCCACGGGCCTAAAGCATCTGCTCCTCTTGACCGGTGAGGCCCCGCGCAAGGCGGGCGTGGAGTATCTGGAAGCGTGCGTGCGGGTCCTGCGCCCCTTGTTTCCGTCCATTTCCTTAGAAGTCTATCCCATGGAAACGGTTGATTACGCGAGGCTGGTGCAGGCAGGCGTGGACGGTCTGACCGTGTTCCAGGAAACCTACGACCCGGTTCTTTATGCCGAACTGCACCCGGCCGGACCCAAGCGGGACTATGCGTTCCGCCTGGACACTCCGCAGCGCGGGGCCGAAGCGGGCATGCACGTGGTCAACATCGGCGCGCTGTTGGGTCTGACCGACTGGCGGCAGGAAATTTACGCCACCGGCCTGCACGCGGCCTGGCTGCAAAAACGCTACCCCGGCGTGGATGTGGCCGTGTCCCTGCCGCGCATGCGCCCCCATGCCGGGGCGTTTCAACCGGCGTGCGTGGTTTCCGACCGGGAGCTGGTGCAGGCCATGACTGCCCTGCGCATCTTCCTGCCGCGCCTGTCCATCACCATCTCTACCCGCGAAGCCCCGGATTTTCGCGACAACATCCTGCCGCTGGGCGTGACGCGCATGTCGGCGGGGGTCAGCACCGCCGTAGGCGGGCACGCCAAACCCGCCGAAACCGGACAGTTCGAGATCTCCGATCCACGCAGCGTGGACGAGATGAAGGAATCGCTGCGCAAGCGCGGATACCAGGCCGTCTTCAAGGACTGGGAACCGCTGGAGGGGGGCGCGTGA